A single genomic interval of Bos indicus isolate NIAB-ARS_2022 breed Sahiwal x Tharparkar chromosome 5, NIAB-ARS_B.indTharparkar_mat_pri_1.0, whole genome shotgun sequence harbors:
- the GGA1 gene encoding ADP-ribosylation factor-binding protein GGA1 isoform X2, whose product MEPAMEPETLEARINRATNPLNKELNWASINGFCEQLNEDFEGPPLATRLLAHKIQSPQEWEAVQALTVLETCMKSCGKRFHDEVGKFRFLNELIKVVSPKYLGSRTSEKVKNKILELLYSWTVGLPEEVKIAEAYQMLKKQGIVKADPKLPDDATFPVPPPRPKNVIFEDEEKSKMLARLLKSSHPEDLRAANKLIKEMVQEDQKRMEKISKRASAIEEVNNNVKLLTEMVMNHSQGGAAARSSEDLMKELYQRCERMRPTLFRLASDTEDNDEALAEILQANDNLTQVINLYKQLVRGEEVNGEATAASIPGATYPAVPTRPGDQASPEQPSTSVSLLDDELMSLGLSDPTPLSGLDGAGWNSFQSSDSTEAPAPTPAPSVDIRPPAQTPPPASSGLDDLDLLGKTLLQQSLPPESQQVRWEKQQPAPRLTLRDLQNKSSCSLPSSSATGLLHTVSPEPPGPPQQPTPTEVSLANITVPLESIKPSSILPVTVYDQHGFRVLFHFARDPLPGRSDVLVVVVSMLSTAPQPIRNIVFQSAVPKVMKVKLQPPSGTELPAFNPIVHPSAITQVLLLANPQKEKVRLRYKLLFTMGDQTYNEMGDVDQFPPPETWGSL is encoded by the exons ATGGAGCCCGCGATGGAGCCGGAGACTCTGGAGGCGCGAATCA ACAGAGCCACAAACCCCCTGAACAAGGAGCTGAACTGGGCCAGCATCAACGGCTTCTGTGAGCAGCTCAACGAGGACTTTGAGGG GCCTCCACTTGCCACCCGGCTGTTGGCCCACAAGATCCAGTCCCCGCAGGAGTGGGAGGCAGTCCAGGCCCTGACG GTGCTGGAAACATGCATGAAGAGCTGCGGCAAAAGGTTCCACGACGAGGTGGGCAAGTTCCGCTTCCTCAACGAGCTTATCAAGGTCGTGTCTCCCAAG TACCTAGGTTCTCGGACATCAGAGAAGGTGAAGAACAAGATCCTGGAGCTTCTCTACAGCTGGACGGTTGGCCTCCCCGAGGAGGTGAAGATTGCAGAAGCCTACCAGATGCTGAAGAAGCAGG GGATTGTGAAGGCCGACCCCAAGCTGCCAGATGATGCCACCTTTCCCGTTCCTCCACCACGGCCGAAGAATGTGATCTTTGAAGATGAGGAGAAATCCAAG ATGCTGGCCCGCCTGCTGAAGAGCTCCCACCCCGAGGACCTCCGAGCAGCCAACAAACTCATCAAGGAGATGGTGCAGGAG GACCAGAAGCGAATGGAGAAGATCTCGAAGCGGGCGAGCGCCATCGAGGAGGTGAACAACAACGTGAAGCTGCTGACCGAGATGGTGATGAACCACAGCCAGGGTGGCGCGGCGGCCCGGAGCAGCGAGGACCTCATGAAG GAATTGTACCAGCGCTGTGAGCGCATGCGGCCCACCCTTTTCCGACTGGCCAGTGACACGGAGGACAACGACGAGGCCTTAG cggagatcctgcaagccaacgACAACCTTACCCAGGTCATCAACCTGTACAAGCAGCTGGTGCGGGGCGAGGAGGTCAACGGCGAAGCCACCGCTGCCTCTATCCCCG GCGCCACCTACCCAGCTGTGCCCACCCGCCCTGGCGACCAGGCCAGCCCGGAGCAGCCCAGCACCTCAGTGTCCCTGCTTGATGATGAGCTCATGTCTCTGG GCCTCAGCGACCCCACACCCCTCTCTGGCTTGGATGGTGCTGGGTGGAACAGCTTCCAG TCGTCCGATAGCACGGAAGCCCCAGCCCCGACTCCGGCCCCCAGTGTGGACATTCGGCCCCCAGCGCAGACACCCCCGCCCGCGAGCAGTGGCCTGGATGACCTCGACCTCCTGGGGAAGACCCTCCTGCAGCAGTCACTGCCCCCGGAGTCCCAGCAAGTGCGGTG GGAGAAGCAGCAGCCAGCCCCCCGGCTCACACTCCGGGACCTGCAGAATAAAAGCAGCTGCAGCTTGCCCAGCTCCAGTGCCACCGGCCTGCTCCACACCGTGTCCCCTGAGCCCCCCGGGCCTCCGCAGCAGCCCACGCCCACCGAGGTCTCGCTGGCCAACATCACTGTGCCTCTGGAGTCCATCAAACCCA GCAGCATCTTGCCAGTGACCGTGTATGACCAGCATGGCTTCCGGGTCCTCTTCCACTTTGCACGAGACCCGCTGCCTGGGCGCTCCGacgtgctggtggtggtggtttccaTGCTGAGCACCGCCCCCCAGCCCATCCGCAACATCGTTTTCCAGTCAGCTGTCCCCAAG GTCATGAAGGTGAAGCTTCAGCCACCCTCAGGCACGGAGCTGCCAGCGTTTAACCCTATCGTTCACCCCTCAGCCATCACGCAGGTCCTGCTCCTTGCCAACCCCCAGAAG GAGAAGGTTCGCCTCCGCTACAAGCTCCTCTTCACCATGGGCGACCAGACCTACAACGAGATGGGGGACGTGGACCAGTTCCCCCCACCAGAGACCTGGGGGAGCCTCTAG
- the GGA1 gene encoding ADP-ribosylation factor-binding protein GGA1 isoform X1: MEPAMEPETLEARINRATNPLNKELNWASINGFCEQLNEDFEGPPLATRLLAHKIQSPQEWEAVQALTVLETCMKSCGKRFHDEVGKFRFLNELIKVVSPKYLGSRTSEKVKNKILELLYSWTVGLPEEVKIAEAYQMLKKQGIVKADPKLPDDATFPVPPPRPKNVIFEDEEKSKMLARLLKSSHPEDLRAANKLIKEMVQEDQKRMEKISKRASAIEEVNNNVKLLTEMVMNHSQGGAAARSSEDLMKELYQRCERMRPTLFRLASDTEDNDEALAEILQANDNLTQVINLYKQLVRGEEVNGEATAASIPGSTSALLDLSGLDLPPTGATYPAVPTRPGDQASPEQPSTSVSLLDDELMSLGLSDPTPLSGLDGAGWNSFQSSDSTEAPAPTPAPSVDIRPPAQTPPPASSGLDDLDLLGKTLLQQSLPPESQQVRWEKQQPAPRLTLRDLQNKSSCSLPSSSATGLLHTVSPEPPGPPQQPTPTEVSLANITVPLESIKPSSILPVTVYDQHGFRVLFHFARDPLPGRSDVLVVVVSMLSTAPQPIRNIVFQSAVPKVMKVKLQPPSGTELPAFNPIVHPSAITQVLLLANPQKEKVRLRYKLLFTMGDQTYNEMGDVDQFPPPETWGSL, encoded by the exons ATGGAGCCCGCGATGGAGCCGGAGACTCTGGAGGCGCGAATCA ACAGAGCCACAAACCCCCTGAACAAGGAGCTGAACTGGGCCAGCATCAACGGCTTCTGTGAGCAGCTCAACGAGGACTTTGAGGG GCCTCCACTTGCCACCCGGCTGTTGGCCCACAAGATCCAGTCCCCGCAGGAGTGGGAGGCAGTCCAGGCCCTGACG GTGCTGGAAACATGCATGAAGAGCTGCGGCAAAAGGTTCCACGACGAGGTGGGCAAGTTCCGCTTCCTCAACGAGCTTATCAAGGTCGTGTCTCCCAAG TACCTAGGTTCTCGGACATCAGAGAAGGTGAAGAACAAGATCCTGGAGCTTCTCTACAGCTGGACGGTTGGCCTCCCCGAGGAGGTGAAGATTGCAGAAGCCTACCAGATGCTGAAGAAGCAGG GGATTGTGAAGGCCGACCCCAAGCTGCCAGATGATGCCACCTTTCCCGTTCCTCCACCACGGCCGAAGAATGTGATCTTTGAAGATGAGGAGAAATCCAAG ATGCTGGCCCGCCTGCTGAAGAGCTCCCACCCCGAGGACCTCCGAGCAGCCAACAAACTCATCAAGGAGATGGTGCAGGAG GACCAGAAGCGAATGGAGAAGATCTCGAAGCGGGCGAGCGCCATCGAGGAGGTGAACAACAACGTGAAGCTGCTGACCGAGATGGTGATGAACCACAGCCAGGGTGGCGCGGCGGCCCGGAGCAGCGAGGACCTCATGAAG GAATTGTACCAGCGCTGTGAGCGCATGCGGCCCACCCTTTTCCGACTGGCCAGTGACACGGAGGACAACGACGAGGCCTTAG cggagatcctgcaagccaacgACAACCTTACCCAGGTCATCAACCTGTACAAGCAGCTGGTGCGGGGCGAGGAGGTCAACGGCGAAGCCACCGCTGCCTCTATCCCCG ggagcACCTCGGCCCTTCTGGACCTCTCAGGCCTGGATCTCCCTCCGACAGGCGCCACCTACCCAGCTGTGCCCACCCGCCCTGGCGACCAGGCCAGCCCGGAGCAGCCCAGCACCTCAGTGTCCCTGCTTGATGATGAGCTCATGTCTCTGG GCCTCAGCGACCCCACACCCCTCTCTGGCTTGGATGGTGCTGGGTGGAACAGCTTCCAG TCGTCCGATAGCACGGAAGCCCCAGCCCCGACTCCGGCCCCCAGTGTGGACATTCGGCCCCCAGCGCAGACACCCCCGCCCGCGAGCAGTGGCCTGGATGACCTCGACCTCCTGGGGAAGACCCTCCTGCAGCAGTCACTGCCCCCGGAGTCCCAGCAAGTGCGGTG GGAGAAGCAGCAGCCAGCCCCCCGGCTCACACTCCGGGACCTGCAGAATAAAAGCAGCTGCAGCTTGCCCAGCTCCAGTGCCACCGGCCTGCTCCACACCGTGTCCCCTGAGCCCCCCGGGCCTCCGCAGCAGCCCACGCCCACCGAGGTCTCGCTGGCCAACATCACTGTGCCTCTGGAGTCCATCAAACCCA GCAGCATCTTGCCAGTGACCGTGTATGACCAGCATGGCTTCCGGGTCCTCTTCCACTTTGCACGAGACCCGCTGCCTGGGCGCTCCGacgtgctggtggtggtggtttccaTGCTGAGCACCGCCCCCCAGCCCATCCGCAACATCGTTTTCCAGTCAGCTGTCCCCAAG GTCATGAAGGTGAAGCTTCAGCCACCCTCAGGCACGGAGCTGCCAGCGTTTAACCCTATCGTTCACCCCTCAGCCATCACGCAGGTCCTGCTCCTTGCCAACCCCCAGAAG GAGAAGGTTCGCCTCCGCTACAAGCTCCTCTTCACCATGGGCGACCAGACCTACAACGAGATGGGGGACGTGGACCAGTTCCCCCCACCAGAGACCTGGGGGAGCCTCTAG